The Acidobacteriota bacterium genome contains a region encoding:
- a CDS encoding arylsulfatase yields the protein MNFRKFLISVGLTLVAAVASQAIAADKPNILVIFGDDIGMYNISAYHRGMMGGSTPNIDRIANEGALFTDYYAQQSCTAGRAAFITGQHPFRTGLLTIGMPGAKQGLQDQDPTLAELLKPHGYVSGQFGKNHLGDLDEYLPTNHGFDEFYGNLYHLNAEEEPETYHYPKNEEFHKKFGPRGVIHSYADGRIEDTGPLTRKRMETADDEFRDAAVNFMERAVEDDKPFFVWLNATRMHVWTRLSEEWDGKTGHGLYADGMAQHDYDIGIVLDKLDEMGIADNTIVVYSTDNGAEKFTWPDGGTIPFRGEKGTTWEGGFRVPAAVRWPGTVKPGTVVNDIFSHEDWVPTLMAAAGDPDIKGKLLKGDHEAAGKTFRTHLDGYDQTDVLSGKGPGKRDEILYFDAGGNLNALRYQDWKIHFAIMEGAINEAYRKTPSWPLVVNLRQDPFEVTPDAALYTRWLGDQMWLFVPAQAFVSKFLGTFREYPPSQAVGSLSVEKVLQQLQTQPSRQ from the coding sequence ATGAACTTCAGGAAATTTCTCATCAGCGTCGGATTGACGCTGGTCGCCGCGGTTGCATCCCAGGCAATCGCCGCAGACAAGCCGAACATCCTCGTGATCTTCGGCGACGACATCGGGATGTACAACATCAGTGCCTACCACCGAGGCATGATGGGTGGGAGCACCCCCAACATCGATCGCATCGCAAACGAGGGTGCGTTGTTCACGGACTACTACGCCCAGCAGAGTTGCACTGCCGGCCGCGCGGCGTTCATCACTGGCCAGCACCCGTTTCGCACCGGCCTGTTGACCATCGGCATGCCGGGGGCCAAGCAGGGTCTCCAGGATCAGGATCCGACGCTAGCCGAATTGCTCAAGCCCCACGGCTACGTTTCGGGGCAGTTTGGTAAGAACCATCTCGGCGATCTTGACGAGTATCTGCCGACCAACCACGGCTTCGACGAGTTCTACGGCAACCTTTATCACCTGAATGCCGAGGAAGAGCCGGAGACCTACCACTACCCGAAGAACGAGGAATTCCATAAGAAGTTCGGACCGCGTGGCGTGATCCACTCGTACGCGGACGGACGGATCGAAGACACCGGCCCGCTGACCCGCAAGCGCATGGAGACCGCGGACGACGAGTTCCGCGACGCGGCGGTCAACTTCATGGAACGCGCAGTCGAGGACGACAAGCCGTTCTTCGTCTGGCTCAACGCCACACGCATGCACGTCTGGACCCGTCTTAGCGAAGAGTGGGATGGGAAGACCGGGCACGGCCTGTACGCCGACGGCATGGCGCAGCACGACTACGACATCGGGATCGTGCTCGACAAGCTCGATGAGATGGGCATTGCCGACAACACCATCGTGGTCTACTCAACCGACAACGGTGCCGAGAAGTTCACCTGGCCCGACGGTGGCACGATCCCGTTCCGCGGCGAGAAGGGCACGACCTGGGAAGGCGGCTTCCGCGTCCCCGCGGCGGTGCGCTGGCCGGGAACCGTAAAACCCGGAACCGTGGTCAACGACATCTTCTCCCACGAAGACTGGGTCCCGACCCTGATGGCCGCGGCGGGCGATCCCGATATCAAAGGGAAACTGCTGAAAGGTGACCACGAAGCCGCCGGCAAGACGTTCCGCACCCACCTCGACGGTTACGACCAGACGGATGTCCTCTCCGGTAAGGGTCCTGGCAAACGAGACGAGATCCTATATTTCGACGCCGGCGGCAACCTGAATGCCCTTCGCTACCAGGACTGGAAGATCCATTTCGCCATCATGGAAGGCGCGATCAACGAGGCGTATCGCAAGACGCCAAGTTGGCCGCTGGTGGTCAATCTGCGCCAGGATCCGTTTGAGGTCACGCCGGATGCCGCGCTGTACACCCGGTGGTTGGGCGACCAGATGTGGTTGTTCGTACCGGCGCAAGCCTTTGTCTCGAAGTTCCTGGGGACCTTCAGGGAGTACCCGCCCAGTCAGGCGGTCGGTTCGCTCAGCGTGGAGAAGGTTCTGCAGCAACTGCAGACGCAGCCCTCGCGACAGTAA
- a CDS encoding outer membrane beta-barrel protein, with translation MFKRLIIALIATLFVCVANPVLAGARPDENKKIFGHFAGGLMFPEGDAGDVVDDDIYFSGGFLYWPEEWAAGIGVDLAYTDTDISRPVIQAINDELAMMGAGAISGGDVNIWSLSANSVWGPDTNGSVGFYLTGGVGIDFLEGRITDNGLVYYPPICDPWFWWCIPGGVGPGTIVKFKEDATELSYNVGVGVTFDTNSGSQIFIEARYKSAETDPKSTEYIPLVVGFRW, from the coding sequence GTGTTTAAGAGACTCATTATCGCGTTGATTGCGACCCTTTTTGTCTGTGTCGCCAATCCGGTCCTTGCCGGAGCTCGACCGGACGAAAACAAGAAAATATTTGGTCACTTCGCCGGCGGCCTGATGTTCCCCGAGGGAGATGCGGGGGATGTCGTCGACGACGATATCTATTTCAGTGGTGGTTTTCTCTACTGGCCCGAGGAATGGGCCGCAGGGATCGGCGTCGATCTGGCGTATACCGATACGGACATCAGCCGTCCGGTCATTCAGGCGATCAACGACGAACTCGCCATGATGGGCGCGGGAGCGATCTCCGGAGGCGATGTGAATATCTGGTCCCTCAGCGCGAACAGCGTCTGGGGCCCCGACACCAACGGGAGCGTCGGCTTCTATCTGACCGGCGGCGTTGGGATCGATTTTCTCGAGGGCAGGATCACCGACAACGGGCTGGTCTATTATCCGCCGATCTGTGACCCCTGGTTCTGGTGGTGCATCCCCGGTGGCGTCGGCCCCGGGACCATCGTGAAGTTCAAGGAAGATGCAACCGAGCTCAGCTACAACGTCGGAGTCGGCGTGACCTTCGACACCAACAGTGGATCTCAGATCTTCATCGAGGCTCGCTACAAGTCGGCCGAAACCGATCCGAAGAGTACCGAGTACATTCCGCTGGTTGTCGGATTTCGCTGGTAA
- a CDS encoding carbohydrate-binding family V/XII, giving the protein MFGRIRRLIFPLLLTLVVGISLSSAVADEASGWPRELVHDDGTVLIYQPQIESLEGDKLRSRAAVSVTLTEGEGAPIFGVVWSDARVLTDRAERTVQVVSVDITDIRFPNATDEHKDSFKAFVEPRIAEWDMVISLDQVLASLAAVADEEEIAEGLKNDPPKIIYSDVPAVLIVIDGEPRYKSIDDDDALSRLVNSPYTIVLDTKKKTYYLDGGVAWYRADGIMGPWAVTKPPKKIRKLRPAEAEAEAKKSAVGYTPPRIIVVTDPTELIATGGKAEYAPVEGTTALYVTNAESDVLMDVDTQEHFAVFSGRWYRSKTLNGPWAHVPSRELPSTFAEIPVGSDHEHLLTFVAGTVQAREAVMDNRIPQTAAVSRGSIRLQVVYDGEPKFEPIDGTEMEYALNTSKSVLKIDGKYWVCDQAVWYLGESPKGPWKVADFRPDDVDRIPPDNPHYNTKYVHVYDSTPDVVYVGYTPGYVGSYAHGGCVVYGTGWYYPSWYGHHYYPHHATWGFNVNYNPWYGWGVGVSWSNGPFTVSIGGYGGYGYGYGYPHSYWGAGGFAYVPVPIYAGRPVYRPPTNWNPGNTRPGNRPGNRPGINPPDSGRPGGRDNLYKRPENAGRIADPGTARRPGRPSERPNDVFAGRDGNVYQRDGNGGWSQRQGDGWKGVDPGTADRARERAGDRTRPSTGSRSGTGRSTSGLEREYQGRTRGTQRASGYQGSRSGSRATPRGGSMGGRSRGGGGRRR; this is encoded by the coding sequence ATGTTCGGTAGGATTCGGCGACTGATTTTCCCGCTGCTTTTAACTCTTGTCGTCGGTATCTCGCTATCGTCGGCGGTCGCCGACGAGGCATCCGGTTGGCCACGGGAACTAGTCCACGACGATGGAACGGTCCTGATCTACCAGCCCCAGATCGAGTCCCTGGAGGGCGACAAGTTGCGCTCCAGGGCGGCCGTCTCCGTCACGCTCACCGAGGGTGAGGGTGCGCCGATCTTCGGCGTCGTCTGGAGCGACGCGAGGGTCCTGACCGACCGTGCGGAGCGGACAGTCCAGGTCGTGAGCGTCGACATAACGGATATCCGTTTCCCGAACGCCACCGACGAGCACAAGGACAGCTTCAAGGCGTTCGTCGAGCCGCGGATCGCCGAGTGGGACATGGTGATCTCGCTCGATCAGGTCCTCGCCAGCCTGGCTGCCGTGGCAGACGAAGAGGAGATCGCCGAGGGACTGAAGAACGATCCGCCGAAGATCATCTACTCGGATGTCCCGGCCGTTTTGATCGTCATCGATGGCGAACCACGCTACAAGTCGATTGATGACGACGACGCCCTCAGTCGTCTGGTGAATTCGCCGTACACGATCGTGCTCGATACGAAAAAGAAGACCTATTACCTCGACGGCGGGGTCGCCTGGTATCGCGCAGACGGCATCATGGGCCCGTGGGCCGTGACCAAGCCACCCAAGAAGATTCGCAAACTTCGTCCGGCCGAAGCTGAAGCCGAGGCAAAGAAGTCGGCAGTCGGCTACACGCCACCCCGGATCATCGTCGTCACCGATCCCACCGAACTGATCGCCACCGGTGGCAAGGCCGAGTACGCCCCGGTCGAGGGGACGACCGCGCTCTACGTGACCAACGCGGAGAGCGACGTCCTCATGGACGTGGATACGCAGGAGCACTTCGCCGTCTTCTCCGGTCGTTGGTATCGCTCGAAGACCCTGAACGGTCCGTGGGCGCATGTTCCGTCCAGGGAACTTCCGTCGACGTTCGCGGAGATCCCCGTGGGCTCCGACCACGAACATCTTCTTACGTTCGTTGCCGGGACGGTTCAGGCTCGGGAAGCGGTGATGGACAACCGCATCCCGCAGACGGCGGCCGTCAGCCGTGGCTCGATTCGCTTACAGGTCGTCTACGACGGCGAGCCGAAGTTCGAGCCGATCGACGGCACCGAGATGGAGTACGCGCTTAACACCAGCAAGTCGGTTCTGAAGATCGACGGCAAGTACTGGGTTTGCGATCAGGCGGTGTGGTACCTCGGCGAAAGTCCGAAAGGCCCCTGGAAGGTCGCCGATTTTCGACCCGACGACGTCGATCGAATCCCGCCGGATAATCCGCACTACAACACGAAGTACGTCCACGTGTATGACTCGACACCAGATGTGGTCTATGTCGGCTACACGCCGGGCTATGTCGGAAGCTATGCTCACGGCGGTTGTGTGGTGTATGGCACCGGCTGGTACTACCCGTCGTGGTACGGCCATCATTACTATCCCCACCATGCAACATGGGGCTTCAACGTGAATTACAACCCCTGGTATGGATGGGGGGTCGGTGTGAGTTGGAGCAACGGCCCGTTCACGGTCAGCATCGGTGGCTATGGTGGCTACGGCTATGGCTACGGCTATCCGCATAGCTACTGGGGAGCGGGTGGGTTCGCCTACGTTCCGGTGCCGATCTACGCGGGGCGTCCGGTCTATCGGCCGCCGACTAACTGGAATCCCGGAAACACTCGACCGGGCAACCGACCGGGGAATCGCCCCGGGATCAATCCGCCGGACTCCGGACGGCCAGGAGGACGGGACAACCTGTACAAGCGGCCGGAGAACGCCGGTCGCATCGCCGATCCGGGGACAGCCCGACGGCCGGGCCGACCCAGCGAACGACCCAACGACGTGTTCGCGGGCAGAGACGGCAACGTCTACCAGCGCGATGGCAACGGTGGATGGTCGCAACGACAGGGCGACGGTTGGAAGGGTGTGGACCCAGGCACGGCAGACCGCGCACGGGAGAGGGCGGGAGATCGTACGCGACCTTCCACCGGTTCGCGGAGCGGCACGGGTCGCTCGACAAGCGGACTGGAACGCGAGTATCAAGGCCGAACACGGGGCACGCAGCGAGCCAGCGGGTATCAAGGCAGCCGCAGTGGAAGCCGAGCCACCCCTCGGGGTGGATCGATGGGTGGACGGTCCCGCGGCGGTGGCGGTCGACGACGTTAG
- a CDS encoding transporter, translated as MRFVKLLPLLAVLLSFFATTPVAAEESAEELAKKLSNPISSLISVPFQLNYDQDYGATDSGHRLFLNVQPVIPITLNENWNMISRTIIPLVDQNDLFAGAGSQSGFGDVVQSVFFSPKKPTKSGWIWGVGPVLLLPTGSDMLLTTDKWGAGPTAVALKQAGPTTFGALVNHIESFAGRDSRSDISATFIQPFWSRTTPKVWTYSVNSEMTYDWENEEWSIPVNANVSKLMKWGNQRVQVGGGIRYWADSPDTGPEGLGFRFQITLLFPK; from the coding sequence ATGCGTTTCGTGAAATTGCTCCCGCTGCTCGCCGTCCTCCTGTCGTTCTTCGCGACCACCCCGGTCGCGGCAGAAGAGAGCGCAGAAGAGTTGGCGAAGAAACTGTCCAACCCCATTTCTTCGCTGATCAGCGTTCCTTTCCAGCTCAACTACGACCAGGACTACGGGGCGACCGACAGCGGTCACCGGTTGTTCCTTAACGTTCAGCCGGTCATCCCGATCACGCTGAACGAGAACTGGAACATGATTTCACGCACGATCATTCCGTTGGTCGATCAGAACGATCTGTTTGCGGGGGCCGGGAGCCAATCCGGGTTTGGTGATGTCGTACAGAGCGTGTTCTTTTCCCCGAAGAAACCCACCAAGAGTGGATGGATCTGGGGCGTCGGCCCGGTCCTGTTATTGCCGACGGGTAGCGACATGTTGCTGACGACCGACAAGTGGGGGGCCGGACCCACCGCGGTGGCTCTCAAGCAAGCGGGGCCGACGACCTTCGGGGCACTGGTCAATCACATCGAGTCGTTTGCGGGTCGCGACAGCCGGTCGGACATCAGTGCGACATTCATTCAGCCGTTCTGGTCCCGAACGACACCCAAGGTCTGGACCTACTCCGTTAATTCGGAGATGACCTACGACTGGGAAAATGAAGAGTGGTCGATCCCCGTCAACGCGAATGTTTCAAAGTTGATGAAATGGGGCAACCAGCGTGTCCAGGTCGGTGGCGGCATTCGCTACTGGGCGGACTCCCCGGACACCGGACCGGAGGGCCTCGGGTTTCGATTCCAGATCACGTTACTGTTCCCCAAGTAG
- a CDS encoding efflux RND transporter permease subunit: protein MNIAEYSIRNSVVTWVVAFVLVVVGAKSFQNLSRLEDPEFTIKDAIIFTPYPGASATEVEEEVTNVIEKAAQEMGQLKQVESRSSRGMSYVKVTMKDRYDKSVLPQVWDELRRKVGDAERNLPPGAGPSLVNDDFGDVYGAYMAITGEGYNYKELYDYAKFLQRELLQVQDVKRVAIIADRKEVVYVEMRRSKMAELGISPDELLQALSSKNLITSAGQASLGSERVAVNPTGEFTSEKEFGDLLIRGRSTGSSRLTYLRDVADISRGYEDPPRKILRYNGQRSVGLGISTVLGGNVVVMGEGVDNRLSELVGQAPLGMDLNIISLQSRAVTQSINGFLINLAEAVLIVIIVLMAFMGLRSAAIIGGILFITIMGTFIIMGTKGIILERISLGALVIALGMLVDNAIVVTDGMRIKMEQGIDGLRAASEVVGQTAIPLLGATVVAVAAFAAIGLSPDNTGEYCRSLFSVILISLMMSWFTAVTITPLFCAAFLKVKPAASGKDAKDPYGSKLFTSYKRALEACIRRRWMTVGVVVLLFVASLVGFGLLKQSFFPDSTRTQFTVDYWFPEGIRIEETEKNVASAEEFILGLDGVTGVATSVGGGHSRFMLTYSGEKSWEGYAQSLVTVENYRQIPALIRQVEDTLPGMYPEAIIAGQKFVNGPGEPGKIRVRVVGPDAEVLRTLAAKAETILENHPDTKSVRNDWRSKVKVLRPQMAEAQARNAGIERPQLARALETAIDGIRAGVYREGDELIPIVARSPADERLDLGNLNAVRVWSPAAQSMIPMGQVVTGFETEFEDPYVWRRNRNRTVTVFADPNLGLASEIFEDVKVEIEQALGVDLAALGIRPAAHEFKSIPIRENWLLPLADRPGYYMAWGGQAEDSAKAQAALAGNFPPILGIMIFIIVWLFNSIRKTAIIWLCVPLALIGVVLGLLVTGQPFGFMALLGLLSLTGMLIKNAIVLIDQIGIESEAGKSTYQAIIDSGVSRLIPVMMAAATTILGMAPLLQDAFFIAMAVTIMFGLGFATILTLIIVPVFYSIFYKAESPA from the coding sequence ATGAATATTGCCGAGTACTCGATTCGTAACAGTGTGGTGACCTGGGTCGTGGCCTTCGTCCTGGTCGTCGTGGGGGCAAAGTCCTTCCAGAATCTCTCGCGTCTTGAGGACCCCGAGTTCACGATCAAGGACGCCATCATCTTCACTCCGTATCCCGGTGCTTCGGCGACCGAGGTCGAGGAAGAGGTGACGAACGTCATCGAGAAGGCGGCCCAGGAGATGGGCCAACTCAAGCAGGTCGAATCCAGGTCTTCACGCGGCATGTCCTACGTCAAGGTGACCATGAAGGATCGGTACGACAAGAGCGTCCTGCCACAGGTCTGGGACGAGTTGCGACGAAAGGTCGGCGATGCGGAACGAAATCTGCCGCCCGGTGCCGGTCCGTCCCTGGTCAACGACGACTTTGGAGACGTCTACGGCGCCTACATGGCGATCACCGGCGAGGGATACAACTACAAGGAACTCTACGACTACGCCAAGTTCCTGCAGCGGGAATTGCTGCAGGTTCAGGATGTCAAGCGTGTGGCGATCATCGCCGATCGCAAGGAAGTCGTCTACGTCGAGATGCGACGCTCGAAGATGGCGGAACTTGGCATCTCTCCGGACGAATTGTTGCAGGCACTCTCTTCAAAGAATCTGATTACGTCGGCGGGTCAAGCCTCGCTGGGAAGTGAGCGCGTTGCGGTCAACCCAACCGGCGAATTCACGTCGGAGAAAGAGTTCGGCGACTTGTTGATTCGCGGTCGCAGTACGGGATCCAGCCGCCTGACCTACTTGCGTGACGTCGCGGATATATCCCGAGGTTACGAAGATCCACCCAGGAAGATTCTTCGCTACAACGGCCAGCGTTCCGTGGGACTTGGTATCTCGACGGTGCTGGGCGGCAACGTCGTCGTCATGGGTGAAGGCGTGGACAATCGTCTTTCCGAACTCGTCGGCCAGGCACCTCTGGGGATGGATCTCAACATCATCTCTCTCCAGTCTCGAGCCGTGACCCAGTCGATCAACGGATTCCTGATCAATCTCGCCGAAGCCGTTCTCATCGTGATCATCGTCTTGATGGCATTCATGGGCTTGCGAAGCGCCGCGATCATCGGCGGAATTCTCTTCATCACAATCATGGGTACCTTCATCATCATGGGGACCAAGGGAATCATCCTGGAAAGGATCTCTCTGGGTGCCCTGGTCATTGCCCTTGGAATGCTCGTTGACAACGCCATCGTCGTCACCGACGGCATGCGAATCAAGATGGAACAGGGCATCGATGGACTGAGGGCCGCATCGGAGGTGGTCGGTCAGACCGCGATCCCGTTGCTGGGCGCGACGGTGGTGGCGGTTGCTGCGTTTGCGGCGATCGGGCTCTCGCCGGACAACACCGGCGAATACTGCCGTTCGTTGTTCTCGGTGATTCTGATCTCGTTGATGATGAGTTGGTTCACCGCGGTCACGATCACGCCCCTGTTCTGTGCGGCGTTCCTGAAGGTCAAGCCGGCCGCAAGTGGAAAGGACGCGAAAGATCCGTATGGCAGCAAGCTATTCACCAGCTACAAGAGGGCGCTCGAGGCTTGCATCCGTCGCCGATGGATGACGGTCGGCGTCGTTGTCCTGCTCTTCGTTGCGTCGCTTGTCGGATTCGGCTTGCTCAAACAGAGCTTCTTCCCCGATTCGACACGGACACAGTTTACGGTCGACTATTGGTTTCCCGAGGGTATCCGAATCGAAGAGACCGAGAAGAATGTGGCGTCTGCAGAAGAGTTCATTCTGGGCCTCGATGGCGTCACCGGGGTTGCGACTTCCGTGGGCGGCGGTCATTCCCGTTTCATGTTGACCTACTCCGGCGAAAAGTCCTGGGAGGGATACGCTCAGTCCCTCGTCACAGTCGAAAACTACCGACAGATTCCCGCCCTGATTCGTCAGGTCGAAGACACGCTTCCTGGTATGTACCCCGAGGCAATTATTGCGGGTCAGAAGTTCGTCAACGGTCCGGGAGAACCCGGCAAAATCCGCGTCCGCGTGGTTGGACCTGATGCGGAAGTCTTGAGGACGCTGGCGGCGAAAGCCGAGACGATCCTTGAGAACCATCCGGACACGAAGAGCGTCCGCAACGACTGGCGTTCGAAGGTCAAGGTGTTGCGACCCCAGATGGCGGAGGCGCAGGCACGAAACGCCGGGATCGAACGCCCGCAGCTGGCACGTGCGTTGGAAACGGCCATCGACGGCATTCGCGCCGGTGTCTACCGCGAGGGTGACGAGCTGATCCCGATCGTGGCTCGTTCGCCGGCTGATGAACGTCTCGACCTCGGAAACCTCAACGCCGTTCGAGTGTGGAGTCCGGCAGCACAGTCCATGATTCCCATGGGCCAGGTCGTCACGGGGTTTGAAACGGAGTTTGAGGATCCCTACGTCTGGCGTCGGAACCGGAATCGGACCGTGACGGTCTTCGCCGATCCCAATCTCGGACTGGCCAGCGAGATCTTCGAGGACGTCAAGGTCGAGATCGAGCAGGCGCTGGGGGTGGATCTGGCCGCGTTGGGGATCCGCCCAGCGGCTCATGAGTTCAAGTCGATTCCGATCCGGGAAAACTGGCTACTGCCGTTGGCCGATCGACCCGGGTACTACATGGCGTGGGGCGGTCAGGCGGAAGACTCGGCGAAGGCACAAGCCGCGTTGGCAGGAAACTTCCCGCCGATTCTTGGCATCATGATTTTCATTATCGTCTGGCTCTTCAACTCCATACGCAAGACTGCAATCATCTGGCTCTGCGTCCCGTTGGCACTGATCGGAGTCGTCCTGGGCCTGCTGGTGACGGGGCAGCCGTTCGGTTTCATGGCGCTCCTCGGACTTCTGAGCCTGACCGGAATGCTGATCAAGAACGCCATCGTGTTGATCGATCAGATCGGGATCGAGAGCGAGGCCGGCAAGTCCACCTACCAGGCCATCATCGATTCAGGCGTCAGTCGTCTGATCCCGGTGATGATGGCCGCGGCCACGACTATTCTTGGCATGGCACCGCTGCTCCAGGATGCGTTCTTCATCGCGATGGCGGTCACCATCATGTTTGGGCTGGGATTCGCGACGATTCTGACCTTGATCATCGTGCCGGTGTTCTATTCGATCTTCTATAAAGCGGAGAGTCCCGCCTAA
- a CDS encoding DUF1254 domain-containing protein, whose protein sequence is MKRTCVLIVTGLMLAGVFVACGPAADKTAEPVTEQATQLSDLPDVQYVGYRVVHHMTAQTKHVQEFGFNTFDHPRIADHTSFVITPALDHFYSKAVADLRSGPVVIETPAKDDRYSSLEIFNMEHYAFFDKVLAPEGERFVLAHVDYHGELPEGQEIRTNSLFPFVFIRTQSFAFNEDEKADELRRQAKITGTVGEIGLPDVADTQALIAWTIEHSNSYPQTKAIMAEAASIYTPAVHAETFEDVKAFLASGGVSGNVGMFEAVDDPAGGSNKVRAAGTLMGHLGFPVHHAYYQQIPMDGSGTRLAGANGPFVMSLPMDPGVDLFWSVTRYGADTFLPLDPADIGGSDIQAYNAFNTEADENGNVTFTFSMEDPEDGTYWMPVAEDGYYLIARYYGPTSRLNGHTAKDIVYGGTELEKKFETVKF, encoded by the coding sequence ATGAAACGCACGTGTGTGTTGATCGTGACCGGCTTGATGCTTGCCGGCGTTTTTGTGGCCTGTGGACCCGCGGCGGATAAGACCGCGGAGCCGGTCACCGAGCAGGCGACTCAGTTGTCGGATCTTCCGGATGTTCAGTACGTCGGCTACCGAGTCGTGCACCACATGACGGCGCAGACCAAGCATGTCCAGGAATTCGGATTCAACACGTTTGACCACCCGCGCATTGCCGATCACACGTCCTTCGTCATCACGCCCGCGCTCGACCACTTCTACTCAAAGGCCGTCGCGGACCTGCGCTCGGGTCCCGTCGTGATCGAAACTCCGGCGAAGGATGATCGATACTCCAGCCTCGAAATTTTCAACATGGAGCACTACGCATTCTTCGATAAGGTGTTGGCGCCCGAAGGCGAGCGTTTCGTGCTTGCGCACGTCGACTACCACGGTGAGTTACCCGAAGGCCAGGAAATCAGGACGAACTCACTGTTTCCGTTTGTCTTCATCCGGACCCAGTCATTCGCCTTCAATGAAGACGAAAAGGCTGACGAGCTTCGACGTCAAGCCAAGATCACGGGGACGGTCGGAGAAATTGGACTTCCCGATGTGGCAGACACCCAGGCGCTGATCGCCTGGACCATCGAGCACTCCAACTCCTATCCGCAAACCAAAGCGATCATGGCCGAGGCGGCCAGCATCTACACTCCGGCGGTACACGCAGAAACCTTCGAGGATGTGAAGGCTTTTCTCGCATCAGGTGGCGTCAGCGGAAACGTCGGGATGTTTGAGGCCGTCGACGATCCGGCAGGAGGCAGCAACAAGGTCCGTGCGGCCGGCACGCTGATGGGTCATCTTGGATTCCCGGTGCACCACGCCTACTACCAGCAGATACCGATGGACGGCAGCGGGACGAGACTTGCCGGCGCCAACGGTCCGTTTGTCATGAGTCTACCGATGGATCCAGGCGTCGATCTGTTTTGGTCGGTCACTCGTTACGGTGCGGACACGTTCCTGCCGCTGGATCCAGCGGACATCGGCGGCAGTGATATCCAGGCTTACAACGCCTTCAACACCGAAGCTGACGAGAACGGCAACGTCACGTTCACCTTCAGCATGGAAGATCCTGAGGACGGAACCTACTGGATGCCCGTGGCTGAGGACGGCTATTACTTGATCGCCCGTTACTATGGCCCAACATCCCGCCTCAACGGCCATACCGCCAAGGACATCGTCTATGGCGGCACCGAGCTCGAGAAGAAATTCGAAACGGTGAAGTTCTAG